Proteins found in one Streptococcus iniae genomic segment:
- a CDS encoding D-alanyl-D-alanine carboxypeptidase family protein, with translation MYKKIFASFLLFLSLSFMTVASAEEAKDIMTITREAGYTVQDINRPKSSIVVDANTGDILWQDNIDAVRDPASMSKMFTLYLLFEELAKGKITLDTTVKATETDQAISGIYEISNNKIVAGVDYPIKDLITMTVVPSSNAATVMIANYLSNNDAGAFIDRINQTAKDLGMTNTYFSNASGAAAQAFHGYYTPQGYNPAAPNQTSSHDLAILIYQFLNKYPDILKFTNQSLVKTMVGTPYQEEFHSYNYSLPGDKYGLEGVDGLKTGSSPTGAFNAMVTAKRGKTRLITIVMGVGDWSDQDGEYYRHPFINALTSKTFKDISEKKEKREANLFPRKAKRITGDISRPSNKHKDYKEPKSLIAKIEHFIDYHHKLVFICLGLFIILVVLLVVIAMLH, from the coding sequence TTGTATAAAAAAATATTTGCATCGTTTTTATTGTTCTTATCTTTGTCATTCATGACTGTAGCTTCTGCTGAAGAGGCAAAGGATATCATGACTATTACCCGAGAAGCAGGTTATACTGTCCAAGACATCAATAGACCTAAATCTTCGATTGTTGTTGATGCAAATACAGGCGATATTCTATGGCAAGACAATATTGATGCCGTTCGCGACCCTGCCTCAATGTCTAAAATGTTTACCTTATATCTCCTATTTGAGGAACTCGCTAAGGGAAAAATCACTTTAGATACAACTGTAAAAGCTACTGAAACAGATCAAGCAATTAGTGGTATTTATGAAATTTCAAATAATAAAATTGTTGCTGGAGTAGACTATCCAATCAAAGACCTGATTACAATGACAGTCGTCCCATCATCAAACGCAGCAACTGTTATGATTGCTAATTATTTATCTAATAATGATGCTGGTGCCTTTATTGATCGTATTAATCAAACAGCCAAAGACCTTGGTATGACAAATACATACTTCAGTAATGCAAGTGGTGCTGCGGCACAAGCATTCCATGGCTACTATACACCGCAAGGTTATAATCCAGCTGCACCAAATCAAACCTCATCGCATGATTTAGCCATTTTGATTTATCAATTTTTGAACAAGTATCCTGATATTTTAAAATTCACAAATCAATCACTTGTCAAAACTATGGTTGGAACACCTTACCAAGAAGAATTCCATTCTTACAACTATTCTTTACCAGGTGATAAATATGGTTTAGAAGGTGTTGACGGCTTAAAAACAGGTTCTAGCCCAACTGGGGCTTTCAATGCCATGGTTACAGCAAAACGTGGAAAAACACGATTAATCACTATTGTTATGGGAGTTGGTGATTGGTCAGATCAAGATGGAGAATACTATCGCCATCCCTTTATTAATGCTTTGACCAGCAAAACCTTTAAAGATATTTCTGAGAAAAAAGAAAAAAGAGAAGCCAATCTCTTCCCTAGAAAAGCCAAACGTATCACTGGTGATATCTCACGCCCTTCCAACAAACACAAAGACTATAAAGAGCCAAAAAGCCTTATTGCAAAAATCGAGCATTTCATTGATTACCATCATAAACTTGTCTTCATTTGCTTAGGATTATTCATTATTCTTGTTGTTTTACTTGTTGTTATCGCTATGTTACATTAA
- the sufB gene encoding Fe-S cluster assembly protein SufB: protein MSEINEKVEPTPIDLGDYKFGFHDDVEPIYSTGKGLSEAVVRELSAAKEEPEWMLEFRLKSLETFNKMPMQTWGADLSDINFDDIIYYQKASDKPARSWDDVPEKIKETFEKIGIPEAERAYLAGASAQYESEVVYHNMKDEFEKLGIVFTDTDSALKEYPDLFKQYFAKLVPPTDNKLAALNSAVWSGGTFIYVPKGVKVDIPLQTYFRINNENTGQFERTLIIVDEGASVHYVEGCTAPTYSSNSLHAAIVEIFALDGAYMRYTTIQNWSDNVYNLVTKRAKAQKDATVEWIDGNLGAKTTMKYPSVYLDGPGARGTMLSIAFANAGQHQDTGAKMIHNAPHTSSSIVSKSIAKGGGKVDYRGQVTFNKESKKSVSHIECDTILMDDISKSDTIPFNEIHNSQVALEHEAKVSKISEEQLYYLMSRGLSEGEATEMIVMGFVEPFTKELPMEYAVELNRLISYEMEGSVG from the coding sequence ATGTCTGAAATCAATGAAAAAGTAGAACCCACGCCTATTGATTTAGGAGATTATAAATTTGGCTTTCATGATGATGTTGAACCAATTTATTCAACAGGGAAAGGTTTGAGTGAGGCTGTTGTTCGTGAGTTATCAGCAGCTAAAGAAGAGCCAGAATGGATGCTTGAGTTTCGTCTTAAATCTTTAGAGACCTTCAATAAAATGCCAATGCAGACTTGGGGTGCTGACCTTTCAGATATCAATTTTGATGATATTATTTATTATCAAAAGGCGTCTGATAAGCCTGCACGATCTTGGGATGATGTTCCTGAGAAAATTAAAGAAACTTTTGAAAAAATTGGCATTCCAGAAGCTGAACGTGCTTATTTAGCAGGAGCTTCAGCTCAGTATGAATCTGAAGTGGTTTACCATAACATGAAGGATGAATTTGAGAAGTTGGGGATTGTTTTTACGGACACAGACTCAGCTTTGAAAGAATACCCTGATTTGTTCAAGCAATATTTTGCAAAATTGGTTCCACCAACAGATAATAAATTAGCAGCCTTGAATTCAGCAGTTTGGTCAGGAGGAACCTTCATTTACGTTCCAAAAGGAGTAAAAGTAGACATTCCACTGCAAACTTACTTTAGAATTAACAATGAAAATACAGGTCAATTTGAACGGACCTTGATTATTGTTGATGAAGGGGCAAGTGTTCACTATGTTGAGGGCTGTACAGCACCGACCTATTCAAGTAATAGCCTGCATGCTGCTATTGTTGAAATTTTTGCATTGGATGGTGCTTATATGCGTTATACAACCATCCAAAATTGGTCTGATAACGTCTATAATCTGGTTACAAAACGTGCCAAGGCTCAAAAAGATGCAACCGTTGAATGGATTGATGGTAATTTGGGGGCCAAAACAACCATGAAATACCCTTCTGTTTATCTTGATGGACCAGGTGCGCGTGGGACGATGCTCTCTATTGCATTTGCTAATGCTGGTCAGCACCAAGATACCGGTGCAAAAATGATTCATAATGCTCCGCATACCTCATCATCAATTGTTTCAAAATCAATTGCTAAGGGTGGGGGTAAGGTTGACTACAGAGGGCAGGTTACTTTCAATAAAGAGTCAAAGAAATCTGTGTCTCACATTGAATGTGATACTATTTTGATGGATGATATTTCAAAATCAGATACCATTCCATTTAATGAAATTCATAATTCTCAAGTTGCGCTCGAGCATGAGGCAAAAGTTTCTAAAATTTCAGAAGAGCAACTTTACTATCTTATGAGCCGTGGTTTGTCTGAAGGTGAAGCAACTGAAATGATTGTTATGGGATTTGTAGAACCTTTTACCAAAGAGTTGCCAATGGAGTACGCTGTTGAACTTAACAGATTAATTTCCTATGAAATGGAAGGTTCAGTTGGTTAA
- a CDS encoding IS3-like element IS981 family transposase (programmed frameshift) → MKKRYSKEFKETLIAFYHSGQSVTQLSKEYDVAPATIYKWIDLYSKSNESSVSKADFLELKRQLAKVKEERDNLKKSIDHIRREKEVSAADMAQTIQTLALNVRLSCQLLDVPESSYYERINRHPSKTQLRRQYLSLKISQLFNANRGIYGAPKIHHLLFKQGEKVGLKLVQKLMKQLQLKSVVIKKFKPGYSLSDHINRKNLIQTEPTKKNKVWSTDITYIPTQQGWAYLSTIMDRYTKKVIAWDLGKRMTVELVQRTLNKAIKSQDYPEAVILHSDQGSQYTSLEYEELLKYYGMTHSFSRRGYPYHNASLESWHGHLKREWVYQFKYKNFEEAYQSIFWYIEAFYNSKRIHQSLGYLTPNQFEKVSA, encoded by the exons ATGAAAAAACGCTACTCAAAAGAATTTAAAGAAACCCTTATCGCCTTCTATCATTCTGGTCAATCCGTCACCCAGCTGTCTAAAGAATACGACGTGGCCCCTGCAACAATTTATAAATGGATAGACCTCTACTCTAAATCTAATGAAAGCTCCGTCTCTAAAGCTGATTTTCTAGAATTAAAAAGACAACTGGCTAAAGTTAAGGAAGAACGAGACA ATCTTAAAAAAAGTATTGACCATATTCGCCGAGAAAAAGAAGTGAGTGCTGCGGATATGGCTCAAACCATACAAACTTTAGCACTCAATGTCAGACTAAGCTGTCAACTCCTTGATGTTCCTGAATCAAGTTATTATGAACGGATTAACCGACATCCATCTAAAACTCAATTAAGGAGACAATACCTGTCACTCAAAATTTCTCAACTCTTCAATGCTAACCGAGGAATCTATGGTGCTCCTAAAATTCATCATCTTCTATTTAAACAAGGGGAAAAAGTCGGGTTAAAACTGGTACAGAAGCTAATGAAGCAACTTCAACTCAAGTCTGTAGTCATTAAGAAATTTAAGCCTGGATACTCACTAAGTGATCACATCAATCGAAAAAATCTCATACAGACTGAACCTACAAAGAAAAATAAGGTTTGGTCAACCGACATTACTTATATTCCTACTCAACAAGGATGGGCTTATCTCTCAACCATTATGGATCGTTATACTAAAAAAGTCATTGCTTGGGATTTGGGCAAGCGAATGACTGTAGAATTAGTGCAAAGAACTTTAAATAAGGCCATTAAATCACAAGACTATCCAGAAGCTGTTATTCTTCATTCTGACCAAGGAAGCCAGTATACGAGTCTAGAGTATGAAGAGTTGCTTAAGTATTATGGGATGACTCACTCTTTCAGTCGAAGGGGATACCCTTATCATAATGCCAGTCTTGAATCTTGGCATGGACATTTAAAAAGAGAGTGGGTGTATCAATTTAAATATAAGAACTTTGAAGAAGCCTATCAGAGTATTTTCTGGTACATCGAAGCCTTTTATAATTCAAAACGAATCCATCAAAGTTTAGGGTATCTTACACCTAATCAATTTGAAAAGGTAAGTGCTTAA
- a CDS encoding lipoprotein BUG3 produces the protein MNNEEKSPKNETKTSKHVSHQKMTKKQQLAYLKEHEQEIIDYVKSQNNKIESVQIDWSDIRWSKGGNGTPQGGGEGILLFGEINNNSESSWRVDIDSEKGRLDLKNMYLGQPIRIGGKIFE, from the coding sequence ATGAACAATGAAGAGAAGAGTCCAAAAAATGAAACCAAAACTAGCAAACACGTCTCACATCAAAAAATGACCAAGAAGCAACAACTAGCCTACCTAAAAGAGCATGAACAAGAAATCATTGATTATGTAAAATCTCAGAATAACAAGATAGAATCTGTACAAATTGATTGGAGTGATATTCGATGGAGTAAAGGAGGAAATGGTACTCCACAAGGAGGAGGAGAAGGAATACTACTTTTTGGGGAGATTAATAATAATTCTGAATCAAGTTGGAGAGTTGATATTGATTCAGAAAAAGGACGGTTAGATTTAAAGAATATGTATTTAGGGCAACCTATACGTATTGGAGGAAAAATTTTTGAGTAG